The following proteins are co-located in the Moraxella nasovis genome:
- the rpsK gene encoding 30S ribosomal protein S11: protein MAKDTRSRKKVARRSVSEGIAHIHASFNNTIVTITDRQGNALAWATSGGQGFRGSRKSTPFAAQVAAEVAGKAAQETYGVKNVDVLVKGPGPGRESAVRALGALGYKINSISDVTPIPHNGCRPPKKRRV, encoded by the coding sequence ATGGCAAAAGACACTCGTAGCCGCAAAAAAGTGGCTCGTCGCTCGGTATCAGAAGGTATCGCCCATATTCATGCGTCTTTTAATAACACCATTGTAACGATCACTGATCGTCAAGGTAATGCATTGGCTTGGGCCACCTCAGGTGGACAAGGCTTCCGTGGTTCACGTAAATCAACGCCTTTTGCTGCACAGGTTGCTGCTGAAGTTGCTGGTAAAGCAGCTCAAGAAACCTATGGCGTAAAAAATGTTGATGTCTTGGTTAAAGGTCCAGGACCAGGTCGTGAGTCTGCGGTTCGTGCATTAGGTGCATTGGGTTATAAAATTAACAGCATCAGCGATGTAACACCAATTCCACACAACGGCTGCCGCCCACCTAAGAAGCGCCGCGTTTAA